CGGGCAGGCGTTAATTCAATAGAACATGGAACATTTATTGATGATGAAGCTGTGGAGTTGATGAAGCGGAAGGGGACTTTTTTAGTTCCAACCTTAACGGTGGCTGAATGGGCTACGGAAAAAGCGAAAGAAGAGGGTTATTTCCCGGAAGTCGTTCAAAAAAAGGCGGCCAAGGTGGGACCGGTTACCAAGAAAGCGCTGGAAAGAGCATACAAGGGCGGTGTCAGAATAGTGTTTGGAACAGATTTCTCAGGGGATAACAATCTGGGTGAGTTCGCTCTAATGGTAAAAGCAGGCATGAAGCCCATGGATACCATCATCGCTGCAACCCTGAATGCCGCTCAACTTCAGCGGGTTGATGACAAACTAGGATCCATCGAGGCAGGGAAGCTGGCGGACCTTGTCGCCGTTAAAGGCAATCCTATCGATGACATTCGTGCCATGGAAAACATGATGTTTGTGATGAAGGACGGAAAGGTTTACAAGAATGAGGAATAGCCGTTTAAAGCTGTTATGCCTAGTTCTACTTATTTCTTGGGGGTCATCCCAGAAAGCGGACCTTGTTCTTAAAAACGGCACCATGTGGACAGTAGATAAGAGTAACCCCACCGCTGAGGCAGTGGCAGTGAAGAATGGGAAGTTCATCTATGTAGGCTCAGATCAAGATGTCGGGAAACATGTGAGGGAAGGGGCTACAGAAGTTATAGATCTCCAAGGTCTCTTTGTGACACCTGGTTTCAATGATAACCATGTCCATTTCGAATGGACCGGCCGGATTGTGTTCGGTCTTAATCTGATGGACATTCATGAAGAGAAAAAATTTGTAAATAAGGTACATGAGGTACATGAGCGCTTTGCTCCTGGTATCTGGATTACTGGTGGTCAGTGGTCAGCGTATGAGGCGTGGGAAGCCGGAACGATTGGAGAAGAGGGACGGAAAGCAAANNNNNNNNNNNNNNNNNNNNNNNNNNNNNNNNNNNNNNNNNNNNNNNNNNNNNNNNNNNNNNNNNNNNNNNNNNNNNNNNNNNNNNNNNNNNNNNNNNNNCAGCGTATGAGGCGTGGGAAGCCGGAACGATTGGAGAAGAGGGACGGAAAGCAAAGAAAGACCTTTTTAAGCCCCACCGGGAAATGATTGATTCTTTTACTAAGGATCGACCGGTTTTTATACAACGATTTGATGGTAATGTATTTTTCGCAAATGGTAAAGGATTGGAGTTAGCGGGTATTGGCAGAGACCTTCCCAATCCTGTGGGCATTACGGTTGATAGAGACAGGAAAGGGAATCCTACCGGAATTCTCACAGGTGCCAATGTTAATACCTACTTCCAGAAAATCATCCCTAAAAGGTCATGGGACCAGCGTTTACTGGAAACACAAGCGGTTTTGGATCGATGCAAAATGTTCGGCGTCACGAGCCTCTCTGATATGTCTGATCCGCTTCAACGGGAAATCTTTTACACCCTTCGAAACCAAGAGGCGCTCACTGTCCGAGTCCACTCCCGAGGATATCTGGATCAATGGGATAAACTGGCGGCACTGGGAATCAAGGTAGGCGCGGGGGATGAGATGATTCGGCTCGGCTCGGTGAAGGCGTGGATTGATGGAATTATGGGAAATTCGAGCGCCAGGTTCTACGAACCTTACTCCCACATGCCGGGAGAGCGAGGCCGCTGGCGATCCATAATGTTTCCGTGGACAGCCGCCAATGACGGTCGGGAAATGGTAAGTAATCTGGAGAACCTTGCTATGAAAGCTGACTCTGCCGGCATACAGCTTTCTGTACATGCTATTGGTGACGAAGGCAATGGCTATCTACTGGATATGATGGAACGAATGATT
The window above is part of the Candidatus Neomarinimicrobiota bacterium genome. Proteins encoded here:
- a CDS encoding amidohydrolase translates to AYEAWEAGTIGEEGRKAKKDLFKPHREMIDSFTKDRPVFIQRFDGNVFFANGKGLELAGIGRDLPNPVGITVDRDRKGNPTGILTGANVNTYFQKIIPKRSWDQRLLETQAVLDRCKMFGVTSLSDMSDPLQREIFYTLRNQEALTVRVHSRGYLDQWDKLAALGIKVGAGDEMIRLGSVKAWIDGIMGNSSARFYEPYSHMPGERGRWRSIMFPWTAANDGREMVSNLENLAMKADSAGIQLSVHAIGDEGNGYLLDMMERMIAKNGQRDRRFRLVHAQVINPDHFKRFNRLGIVAEVQPYHCTDDMRWMEERIGQDRCVGAYAFRSLWDNGAVVCFGSDSPGTNAARYPLNPMLGLYAAVTRQTLTGEPDEGWFPEQKLTMKEAIQAYTLNSAYASFEESIKGSITVGKLADMAVLSDNLLKIEPEKIKDVENVMTVLGGKVIYKKR